The Bryobacteraceae bacterium genome includes a window with the following:
- the argJ gene encoding arginine biosynthesis bifunctional protein ArgJ, whose translation MNLPLGFRYSALYAGIRKVEKPDLALIVSDEPAQAAAVFTTNRVQAAPVVVARRHLETSDGVACAALVNAGNANCATRTGERVALQTAKAAAKKLGCKAEHVLPASTGVIGVELDPRLILDHLDALVAGLSPERFFDAADAILTTDLVRKTAFAEVQGARIAGMTKGSGMIHPNMATTLVFVMTDAAVPARQLRAHLKAAVERSYNRLSVDGDMSTNDMLLVMANGASGRRIAREPFQKALDEVCQSLAKQIARDGEGAKKFVEIRVEGASGERAAAQIARAIANSPLVKTAIAGSDPNWGRILAAAGYSGAEFDPSRVDIHVQGVRVCRGGLAAPFDEDALKRALDSADVEIRFVIRGGGAGKAVFWTCDLTHGYIDINASYRT comes from the coding sequence GTGAATTTGCCTCTCGGGTTTCGTTATTCGGCCCTGTATGCCGGGATTCGCAAAGTGGAAAAGCCGGATCTGGCGCTGATCGTTTCCGATGAACCGGCGCAGGCGGCGGCCGTGTTCACAACCAACCGGGTGCAGGCGGCGCCGGTGGTGGTGGCGCGCCGGCATCTGGAGACATCCGACGGCGTGGCCTGCGCGGCGCTGGTCAACGCTGGCAACGCGAATTGCGCCACGCGCACGGGAGAACGCGTTGCGCTGCAGACGGCGAAGGCGGCCGCGAAGAAGCTGGGGTGCAAGGCTGAGCACGTCCTGCCCGCTTCCACTGGCGTCATTGGCGTGGAGCTCGATCCGCGGCTGATTCTGGATCATCTGGACGCTCTTGTGGCGGGGCTGTCGCCGGAGCGATTTTTCGATGCCGCGGATGCGATTCTGACGACGGACCTGGTGCGCAAGACGGCGTTTGCAGAGGTGCAGGGCGCGCGGATCGCGGGCATGACGAAAGGCTCGGGCATGATTCATCCGAACATGGCGACGACGCTCGTGTTCGTCATGACAGACGCCGCCGTGCCCGCGCGGCAGCTGCGGGCGCATCTGAAGGCTGCTGTCGAGCGCAGCTACAACCGGCTGAGCGTGGATGGCGACATGTCGACCAACGACATGCTGCTGGTGATGGCGAACGGGGCGAGCGGCAGGCGCATTGCGCGCGAGCCCTTCCAGAAGGCGCTCGACGAGGTCTGCCAATCGCTGGCCAAGCAGATCGCCCGAGATGGCGAGGGAGCGAAGAAGTTCGTCGAGATCCGCGTGGAAGGCGCGTCCGGAGAGCGCGCTGCGGCGCAGATCGCGCGCGCCATCGCCAACTCGCCGCTGGTGAAGACCGCGATTGCGGGGAGCGACCCGAACTGGGGGCGCATTCTGGCCGCCGCGGGTTATTCGGGCGCCGAGTTCGATCCGTCGCGCGTGGACATTCATGTCCAGGGCGTGCGCGTGTGCCGCGGCGGGCTGGCGGCGCCGTTCGACGAAGACGCCCTGAAGAGAGCGCTCGACAGCGCTGATGTCGAGATCCGGTTCGTGATCCGCGGCGGCGGCGCGGGCAAGGCCGTGTTCTGGACGTGCGATCTGACGCACGGCTACATCGACATCAACGCCAGCTACCGGACGTAA
- the fmt gene encoding methionyl-tRNA formyltransferase, with amino-acid sequence MKLVFLGTPEFAVPSLEALVEAGHEVLAVYTQPDRPAGRKQELKAPPVKEAALRLGLEVRQPERIRHCVDELAARKPDAMAVVGYGQIIPQAIIDIPPLGILNVHASLLPKYRGAAPIQWAIANGETVTGVTIMRIDAGLDTGDILLQEAAEIGAEETAPELAARLAPMGARLLVRALEGLAEGSIHPVPQDHAQATLAPILKREDGLVDFRWPAAKIACRARGFQPWPGAWTWWRGERFFLWRCRPAQAETPAVPGKLFSHGRRLFAACGEGEALELVEVQAEGRKRMDAAAFLNGYRLTENDVLGEIPQ; translated from the coding sequence GTGAAGCTTGTCTTTCTGGGCACGCCGGAGTTCGCCGTGCCCTCGCTGGAAGCGCTGGTTGAAGCCGGACACGAGGTGCTGGCTGTCTACACGCAGCCGGACCGTCCCGCCGGCCGCAAGCAGGAGCTCAAGGCTCCGCCCGTCAAAGAAGCGGCGCTGCGGCTTGGCCTCGAAGTCCGCCAGCCGGAGCGCATCCGGCACTGCGTGGATGAACTGGCGGCAAGGAAGCCCGATGCGATGGCCGTGGTCGGCTACGGCCAGATCATCCCGCAGGCGATCATCGACATTCCGCCGCTGGGGATCCTGAACGTTCACGCGTCGCTGCTGCCGAAATACCGGGGCGCCGCGCCCATTCAATGGGCGATCGCCAACGGGGAGACCGTCACGGGAGTGACGATCATGCGGATTGACGCGGGGCTCGACACGGGCGACATTCTGCTGCAGGAAGCGGCGGAGATCGGAGCCGAGGAGACCGCGCCGGAGCTGGCCGCGCGGCTGGCGCCGATGGGCGCGCGGCTGCTGGTGCGCGCACTGGAGGGGCTCGCTGAGGGCTCGATCCACCCTGTTCCGCAGGACCATGCGCAGGCGACGCTCGCGCCGATCCTGAAGCGGGAAGACGGGCTGGTGGATTTCCGCTGGCCGGCGGCGAAGATCGCCTGCCGCGCGCGCGGTTTTCAGCCGTGGCCCGGCGCGTGGACGTGGTGGCGCGGGGAGCGGTTTTTCCTTTGGAGATGCCGCCCGGCGCAGGCGGAAACGCCGGCCGTGCCCGGGAAACTGTTTTCGCACGGAAGGCGGCTTTTCGCGGCCTGCGGAGAGGGAGAAGCGCTGGAGCTCGTGGAGGTGCAGGCCGAGGGGCGGAAGCGCATGGACGCAGCCGCTTTCCTGAACGGATACCGCCTGACAGAGAACGATGTTTTGGGAGAAATACCGCAGTGA
- the nrfA gene encoding cytochrome c-552: protein MKLDKRIYLAVAITAVLTIAVTALLINIFEHKQEARQTWFRVVEVTDDTDDPAVWGKNFPLHYDSYSRTVDMVRTRYGGSEALPKNPTQADPRDRVSQEKIEEDPRLKKMWAGYPFAVDFREERGHAYMLADQRYTKRVLEFKQPGACLNCHASSYVYMKTLGNGDIFAGFEKMNSTPYMEATKNVKHPVSCIDCHDPKTMALRITRPAFIEGIRAYKASQGVQNYDPNTMATAQEMRSFVCAQCHVEYYFQGDSKRLVFPWHKGLKVDDAYAYYQETGHKDWTHALTGAPTLKAQHPEFEMWSQGIHARSGVACADCHMPYKREGGMKISDHHVRSPLLNINRACQGCHRFSEQEIKARAEQIQERFIGARNIAMDALMDLIDEMEKARKGGATDAQLKPVWEAQRKAQFFIDYVEAENSVGFHAPGEALRVLTVALDEIRKGQISLRELERATLRRAAGPARAAAPQAD, encoded by the coding sequence ATGAAGCTCGACAAACGCATTTATCTCGCCGTCGCCATTACCGCCGTTCTGACGATCGCGGTCACTGCGCTGCTGATCAACATCTTCGAACACAAGCAGGAGGCGCGCCAGACCTGGTTCCGCGTGGTCGAAGTGACCGATGACACGGACGATCCGGCGGTCTGGGGCAAGAACTTTCCGCTGCATTACGACTCGTATTCGCGGACGGTGGACATGGTGCGCACCCGCTACGGAGGGTCGGAGGCGCTGCCGAAGAACCCGACGCAGGCGGATCCGCGGGACCGGGTTTCGCAGGAGAAGATCGAAGAGGACCCGCGGCTGAAGAAGATGTGGGCCGGCTATCCCTTCGCTGTGGACTTCCGGGAGGAGCGCGGCCACGCCTACATGCTGGCGGACCAGCGGTACACGAAGCGCGTGCTGGAATTCAAGCAGCCCGGCGCGTGCCTGAACTGCCACGCCTCGTCCTACGTGTACATGAAGACGCTGGGCAACGGCGACATCTTCGCGGGATTCGAAAAGATGAACTCCACGCCTTACATGGAGGCGACGAAGAACGTCAAGCACCCTGTCTCCTGCATCGACTGTCACGACCCGAAAACGATGGCTCTGCGGATCACCCGGCCGGCGTTCATCGAAGGGATCCGCGCCTACAAGGCCTCGCAGGGGGTGCAGAATTACGATCCGAACACGATGGCCACGGCGCAGGAGATGCGTTCCTTCGTCTGCGCCCAGTGCCACGTTGAATACTACTTCCAGGGCGACAGCAAGCGTCTCGTGTTCCCCTGGCACAAGGGGCTGAAAGTGGATGATGCGTACGCCTACTACCAGGAGACCGGGCACAAGGACTGGACGCACGCCCTGACGGGCGCTCCCACGCTGAAAGCGCAGCATCCGGAGTTCGAGATGTGGAGCCAGGGAATCCATGCGCGCTCCGGCGTCGCGTGCGCCGACTGCCATATGCCCTACAAGCGCGAAGGCGGCATGAAGATCAGCGACCACCATGTCCGCAGCCCGCTGCTCAACATCAACCGCGCCTGCCAGGGCTGCCACCGCTTCTCCGAGCAGGAGATCAAGGCGCGGGCCGAACAGATCCAGGAGCGGTTCATCGGGGCGCGCAACATCGCCATGGACGCGCTGATGGACCTGATCGACGAGATGGAGAAAGCGCGCAAGGGCGGCGCCACGGACGCGCAACTGAAGCCTGTGTGGGAAGCGCAGCGGAAGGCGCAGTTCTTCATCGACTACGTCGAGGCGGAGAACTCGGTGGGCTTCCACGCTCCCGGCGAGGCGCTGCGCGTGCTGACCGTTGCGCTGGATGAGATCCGCAAAGGGCAGATTTCGCTGCGGGAGCTGGAGCGCGCCACGCTGCGGCGCGCGGCGGGGCCCGCCCGCGCCGCCGCGCCGCAGGCTGATTAG
- the nrfC gene encoding cytochrome c nitrite reductase small subunit, protein MKEKGSVALIAVAVPAGVLLGLAVFTFGYARGHSYMTDDPEACVNCHVMRAQYEGWMRSSHRTAAVCNDCHTPPGLVPKYFTKAVNGFNHSLAFTTGRFPDEIQITGRNKGVADESCLKCHGDITSSMRMARHGREGIDCVACHRNVGHAH, encoded by the coding sequence ATGAAAGAAAAGGGTTCCGTCGCCCTGATCGCCGTTGCTGTTCCGGCGGGCGTGCTGCTCGGCCTGGCGGTGTTCACGTTCGGTTATGCGCGCGGGCACTCTTATATGACCGACGATCCCGAAGCGTGCGTGAACTGCCACGTCATGCGCGCGCAATACGAGGGGTGGATGCGGTCCAGCCACCGCACGGCGGCCGTGTGCAACGATTGCCACACGCCTCCGGGGCTTGTGCCGAAGTACTTCACGAAAGCTGTGAACGGATTCAATCACTCGCTGGCGTTCACCACGGGCCGCTTCCCGGACGAGATCCAGATCACCGGGCGCAACAAGGGGGTGGCGGATGAGTCCTGCCTGAAGTGCCATGGCGACATCACTTCATCCATGCGCATGGCGCGCCATGGGAGGGAGGGAATCGACTGCGTCGCCTGTCACAGGAATGTGGGTCATGCGCATTAA
- a CDS encoding nitrate reductase catalytic subunit, which produces MSALTRRRLLHLPVVTSAAALVGQADWMPLLGYVPQEPDRWVKTVCRYCGTGCGMYAGVTRTPQGPKVTAVKGDPKNHNRGFLCVKGAKLVDILDAPSRLKHPLIRKDGKLVRASWQEAMELVAARFRESIEKHGPDSVAFYGSGQALTEETYVANKLFKAGIGTNNVDGNPRLCMASAAGGYLTAFGKDEPMGCYEDLDYADVFLIVGSNMAEAHPVLWMRVLDRKEKNPAVKIIVIDPRRTRTAAWADLHLACKPGMDLSILNAMAHVIVKEGLADEEFIRRHVVFGQGTEANRTWEDYRKFLENYTPERAAADSGCRADDIVLAARWFGARGREAMSLWTMGVNQRTQGVWLNNLIMNLSLITGKIGRPGSTPFSLTGQPNACGGVRDGGALAHLLPYGRLVANPQHRAEMEKLWGLPPGKLSPNMGLSAIDLFQGLESGKVKCLYVMCTNPGQSLPNANRYRKAMASPDTFLVVADAFHPTRTTELADVVLPAALWVEKEGVYGCSERRYQLLEKAIDPPGEARPDLDILLELGRRLGHEKLLPFRTAADVWEEILRVAKGTAYDFSGMTRERLKEAHGLLWPLPAPGHPGTKRRYVRGEDPLVPPNHPEPILFYGRPDGKAVVWMRDQKAPAEAADNEYPMTLNTGRILEHWHTATMTASVPALKATRLEAVAEMHPEDLKRLGLQDGDTVRITSRRGSRIFTVKENENGRAGSVFVHFHDPERLVNELTIDAYDPASREPEFKIAAVKVERVAR; this is translated from the coding sequence ATGAGCGCGCTGACCAGACGCAGACTGCTGCACCTGCCCGTCGTGACTTCCGCCGCCGCCCTGGTGGGACAGGCCGACTGGATGCCCCTGCTCGGATACGTGCCGCAGGAGCCGGACCGCTGGGTGAAAACCGTCTGCCGCTACTGCGGCACGGGCTGCGGGATGTACGCAGGCGTCACAAGAACGCCGCAGGGGCCGAAAGTCACGGCCGTCAAGGGCGACCCGAAAAACCATAACCGCGGATTTTTGTGCGTCAAGGGCGCCAAGCTCGTCGACATCCTCGATGCGCCCTCGCGGCTGAAGCATCCCCTGATCCGCAAGGACGGGAAACTGGTCCGCGCCTCGTGGCAGGAGGCAATGGAACTGGTCGCGGCGCGCTTCCGCGAGTCCATCGAAAAGCACGGGCCGGATTCCGTGGCCTTCTACGGCTCGGGCCAGGCGCTCACCGAAGAAACCTACGTCGCCAACAAGCTCTTCAAGGCGGGCATCGGAACCAACAACGTCGACGGCAACCCCCGGCTGTGCATGGCCTCGGCCGCCGGCGGCTATCTCACCGCCTTCGGCAAGGACGAGCCCATGGGCTGCTACGAGGACCTCGACTACGCCGACGTCTTCCTCATCGTCGGCTCGAACATGGCCGAGGCCCATCCCGTGCTGTGGATGCGCGTGCTGGACCGCAAAGAGAAGAACCCGGCCGTGAAGATCATCGTCATCGACCCGCGGCGCACGCGCACGGCCGCATGGGCCGATCTGCACCTGGCCTGCAAGCCGGGCATGGACCTCTCGATTCTCAACGCGATGGCTCACGTCATCGTGAAAGAAGGCCTTGCCGACGAGGAATTCATCCGCCGGCACGTCGTCTTCGGGCAGGGCACGGAGGCCAACAGGACCTGGGAAGACTACAGAAAATTCCTGGAGAACTACACGCCGGAGCGGGCGGCCGCCGACTCGGGCTGCCGCGCTGATGACATCGTGCTTGCGGCGCGGTGGTTCGGGGCGCGCGGCCGCGAGGCGATGTCGCTGTGGACGATGGGCGTCAACCAGCGCACGCAGGGCGTCTGGCTGAACAACCTGATCATGAATCTCAGCCTGATCACGGGCAAGATCGGCCGGCCGGGCTCGACGCCGTTTTCGCTCACCGGCCAGCCGAACGCCTGCGGCGGCGTCCGCGACGGCGGCGCGCTGGCGCATCTCCTGCCCTACGGCCGGCTCGTCGCCAACCCGCAGCACCGCGCCGAAATGGAAAAGCTCTGGGGGCTGCCGCCCGGGAAACTGAGTCCGAACATGGGACTCTCGGCCATCGATCTGTTCCAGGGGCTCGAATCGGGCAAAGTGAAATGCCTCTACGTCATGTGCACGAACCCCGGCCAGAGCCTGCCGAACGCCAACCGCTACCGCAAGGCGATGGCCTCGCCGGACACGTTCCTCGTCGTAGCCGACGCCTTTCATCCCACGCGCACCACGGAGCTCGCCGACGTCGTGCTGCCGGCCGCGCTGTGGGTCGAGAAAGAAGGCGTGTATGGCTGCTCGGAACGGCGCTATCAGCTGCTCGAAAAAGCGATCGACCCGCCGGGCGAAGCGCGGCCGGATCTGGACATCCTGCTCGAACTGGGCCGCCGTCTGGGGCATGAAAAACTGCTGCCGTTCCGGACGGCGGCCGACGTATGGGAAGAGATCCTGCGCGTGGCGAAAGGCACGGCTTACGACTTCAGCGGCATGACCCGCGAGCGGCTGAAGGAGGCCCACGGCCTGTTGTGGCCGCTGCCCGCCCCCGGCCATCCGGGCACCAAGCGCCGCTACGTGCGCGGCGAGGATCCGCTCGTTCCGCCAAATCATCCCGAGCCGATCCTGTTTTATGGCCGGCCGGACGGCAAGGCCGTGGTCTGGATGCGCGACCAGAAAGCGCCCGCCGAGGCGGCCGACAACGAGTATCCCATGACGCTGAATACGGGCCGCATTCTCGAACACTGGCACACGGCCACCATGACGGCCAGCGTGCCGGCGCTGAAGGCCACGCGCCTGGAAGCTGTCGCCGAAATGCACCCCGAAGACCTGAAACGGCTGGGGCTGCAGGATGGCGACACCGTGCGCATCACCTCGCGCCGCGGCTCGCGGATCTTCACCGTCAAAGAGAACGAGAACGGACGGGCAGGGTCGGTCTTCGTGCACTTCCACGACCCCGAAAGGCTCGTCAACGAACTCACCATCGACGCCTATGATCCTGCGTCGCGCGAGCCGGAGTTCAAGATCGCGGCCGTGAAAGTGGAGAGAGTGGCGCGCTGA
- the purA gene encoding adenylosuccinate synthetase: protein MSNLIVLGAQWGDEGKGKIVDLFAEKFDIVARYQGGHNAGHTVQVGGRRFVLKLIPSGILHPGKRAVIGNGVVIDPQALLEEIRTLEDAGIDVRAQLFISNRAHVIFPFHRMAEKVSENRPDRVAIGTTSRGIGPCYEDKIGRRGIRIADLLNTPVFETLFRYLSEDKQTIARAFHLEDQLDLDAIREDYKQMAEQIRPMVCDTAQLLNDAIRAGQRVLFEGAQGTMLDIDHGTYPFVTSSSAAAGGACTGTGVAPTRIDGILGVSKAYITRVGSGPFPSEDHGEDGDRIRKAGNEFGSVTGRPRRCGWFDVPLLRYTAMVNGFDSLIVTKLDVLDGFDRIKVCVAYRVHGEITQQMPAENALLEQIEPVYEEIPGWKTPTSGITRYEDLPAAARDYIAFLEEKTGVEVGCVSTGPDRSQTMIRAGSQMEKLLA, encoded by the coding sequence ATGAGCAATCTCATCGTCCTGGGTGCGCAATGGGGCGACGAAGGCAAAGGCAAAATCGTCGACCTGTTCGCCGAGAAATTCGATATCGTCGCCCGCTATCAGGGCGGTCATAACGCCGGCCACACCGTGCAGGTCGGCGGCCGGCGCTTCGTCCTGAAGCTGATCCCGAGCGGCATCCTGCATCCCGGCAAGCGCGCCGTCATCGGCAATGGCGTCGTCATCGATCCGCAGGCGTTGCTCGAAGAGATCCGCACTCTGGAAGACGCCGGTATCGACGTGCGCGCCCAGCTCTTCATCTCGAACCGCGCCCACGTGATCTTCCCTTTCCACCGCATGGCCGAAAAGGTCAGCGAGAACCGCCCGGACCGCGTCGCCATCGGCACGACGTCGCGCGGCATCGGCCCGTGCTACGAAGACAAGATCGGCCGCCGCGGCATCCGCATCGCGGATCTGCTGAATACGCCCGTGTTCGAGACGCTCTTCCGCTACCTCTCGGAAGACAAGCAGACCATCGCCCGCGCCTTCCATCTCGAGGATCAGCTCGACCTCGATGCGATCCGCGAGGACTACAAGCAGATGGCCGAGCAGATCCGCCCCATGGTCTGCGACACGGCGCAGCTGCTGAACGACGCCATCCGCGCGGGACAGCGCGTGCTGTTTGAAGGCGCGCAGGGGACGATGCTCGACATCGATCACGGCACCTATCCCTTCGTCACGTCTTCTTCCGCAGCCGCCGGCGGCGCCTGCACGGGCACGGGCGTCGCGCCCACGCGGATCGACGGCATTCTCGGCGTCTCCAAGGCGTACATCACGCGCGTCGGGAGCGGTCCGTTCCCCAGCGAGGACCACGGCGAAGACGGCGACCGCATCCGCAAAGCGGGCAATGAATTCGGCTCGGTGACGGGACGCCCGCGCCGCTGCGGCTGGTTCGACGTGCCGCTGCTGCGCTACACGGCGATGGTGAACGGCTTCGACTCGCTCATCGTCACCAAGCTCGACGTGCTCGACGGCTTCGACCGCATCAAGGTCTGCGTCGCCTACCGCGTCCACGGCGAGATCACGCAGCAGATGCCCGCCGAGAACGCGCTGCTCGAGCAGATCGAGCCCGTCTATGAAGAGATCCCCGGCTGGAAAACTCCCACTTCGGGCATCACCCGCTACGAAGACCTGCCGGCGGCTGCGCGCGACTACATCGCATTTCTGGAAGAAAAGACCGGCGTCGAAGTCGGCTGCGTCTCCACCGGGCCGGACCGCAGCCAGACCATGATCCGCGCGGGCTCGCAGATGGAAAAGCTGCTCGCCTGA
- the srfJ gene encoding glucosylceramidase: MAQANAQTAQIWLTTSDRQALMAPQPAAEFKQAKKADLPVVIVADGTAYQTIEGFGASMTDSAAYLIRQRVPAEKQQEVMEWLFDFEKGIGVSFLRNPMGASDLARFHYSYNDLPPGQQDPKLERFSIEHDRQDILPLLRQALRINPLIRMMGSPWSAPGWMKTTGSMIGGSLRKEAYPAFALYFRKYVEAYAAEGVPVHYVSMQNEPLYVPKDYPGMSVTAAEQTDFLKNHLLPELDAARLDVKVLVYDHNWDRPDYPMQVLSDAVIAGSPRVAGTAWHWYGGTAGAMTLVHLMDPKRGQFVTEASGGAWIEDQVKADFEAIIHSMRNYARAFVKWGLALNEKRGPNAGGCDTCTGLIEVNEQTGEARKTIDYFTLGHFSKFVRPGAVRVYSTNAPGVITAAFVNRNRTRVLVAYNETREERRFQVEWRGRWLELALPALGGVTVVWDQGVEPPAPQAGPRAPRERKPEFVFPAAGQPILASNYASLRELRTEPCTDTDGGFNLGYAAAGSWAEFRNVDFGAGVRSVDVRVASAGTGGTLEFRLDSPNGPLIAQAPLPVTGGWQTWRTVSAPVAGASGVRDLYVVFTRQSGTGGLGNLNWFRFRAE; encoded by the coding sequence ATGGCGCAGGCGAACGCCCAGACAGCGCAGATCTGGCTGACCACAAGCGACCGGCAGGCGTTGATGGCGCCGCAGCCTGCGGCGGAATTCAAGCAGGCGAAGAAGGCTGACCTGCCGGTGGTGATCGTCGCCGATGGCACGGCGTATCAGACGATCGAGGGCTTCGGCGCATCCATGACGGACTCTGCTGCGTACCTGATCCGGCAACGCGTGCCGGCGGAGAAGCAGCAGGAGGTGATGGAGTGGCTGTTCGATTTCGAGAAGGGCATCGGCGTCAGCTTCCTGCGCAACCCGATGGGGGCGTCGGATCTGGCGCGGTTCCACTACTCGTACAACGATCTGCCGCCGGGGCAGCAGGACCCGAAGCTCGAGAGGTTCTCGATCGAGCATGACCGGCAGGACATTCTGCCGCTGCTCCGGCAGGCGCTGCGGATCAATCCGCTGATCCGCATGATGGGCAGCCCGTGGAGCGCGCCGGGGTGGATGAAGACGACGGGCTCGATGATTGGCGGGTCGCTGCGGAAGGAGGCGTATCCGGCGTTCGCGCTGTACTTCCGCAAGTATGTGGAAGCGTATGCGGCCGAGGGCGTGCCAGTTCACTACGTGTCCATGCAGAACGAGCCGCTGTATGTGCCGAAGGACTATCCGGGCATGTCGGTGACCGCAGCCGAGCAGACCGATTTTCTGAAGAACCATCTGCTGCCGGAGCTGGACGCGGCGCGGCTTGACGTGAAAGTGCTCGTCTACGACCACAACTGGGACCGGCCGGATTATCCGATGCAGGTGCTTTCGGATGCGGTGATCGCCGGCTCGCCGCGCGTGGCGGGCACGGCGTGGCACTGGTATGGCGGCACGGCGGGGGCAATGACGCTGGTGCATCTGATGGACCCGAAGCGCGGGCAGTTTGTGACCGAAGCAAGCGGCGGCGCCTGGATCGAGGATCAGGTGAAGGCGGATTTCGAGGCCATCATCCACTCGATGCGGAACTACGCGCGGGCGTTCGTGAAATGGGGCCTGGCGCTGAACGAGAAGCGCGGGCCGAACGCGGGCGGTTGCGACACGTGCACGGGTCTGATCGAAGTGAACGAGCAGACGGGCGAGGCGCGGAAGACGATCGACTACTTCACGCTGGGGCACTTCAGCAAGTTTGTGCGGCCCGGGGCGGTGCGGGTGTATTCGACGAACGCGCCGGGCGTGATCACGGCGGCGTTCGTCAACCGCAACCGCACGCGCGTTCTGGTGGCCTACAACGAAACACGCGAGGAGCGCCGGTTCCAGGTGGAATGGCGAGGGCGGTGGCTGGAGCTGGCGCTGCCGGCGCTGGGCGGAGTCACCGTGGTCTGGGATCAGGGCGTCGAGCCGCCCGCGCCGCAGGCCGGGCCGCGCGCGCCGCGCGAGAGAAAGCCGGAGTTCGTGTTTCCCGCCGCGGGCCAGCCGATTCTCGCATCGAACTACGCCAGCCTGCGCGAGCTGCGCACCGAGCCATGCACGGACACGGACGGCGGCTTCAACCTCGGCTACGCGGCAGCAGGCAGCTGGGCGGAATTCCGTAACGTGGATTTCGGCGCGGGCGTGCGGTCCGTGGACGTGCGCGTGGCGAGCGCGGGCACGGGCGGGACGCTTGAGTTCCGGCTGGACTCGCCCAACGGCCCGCTGATCGCCCAGGCGCCGCTGCCGGTGACCGGCGGCTGGCAGACCTGGAGAACCGTCAGCGCCCCGGTGGCGGGCGCCAGCGGCGTGCGGGACCTGTATGTCGTGTTCACGCGGCAGAGCGGGACGGGCGGGCTGGGCAACCTGAACTGGTTCCGGTTCAGGGCCGAGTGA